A single genomic interval of Hafnia alvei harbors:
- the apbC gene encoding iron-sulfur cluster carrier protein ApbC — MSNKSHQTSTPEALRTQVSEILAAFTHPTLNHPLSALKALHHCALLDNTLHIELMMPFAWQSGFAALKEATSPELLRVSGAKAVEWRLSHNIATLKRANDQAGVKGVRNIIAVSSGKGGVGKSSTAVNLALALSAEGAKVGILDADIYGPSIPMMLGTPNERPTSPDGQHMAPIMAHGLATNSIGYLVTDDNAMVWRGPMASKALLQLLQDTLWPDLDYLVLDMPPGTGDIQLTLAQNIPVTGAVVVTTPQDIALLDAMKGIVMFEKVHVPVLGVVENMSIHVCSNCGFHEPIFGTGGAEKLAEKYKIRLLGQLPLHISLREDLDRGEPTMACRPDSEFSLIYRQLAANVAAQLYWQGESIPTEIAFRAL, encoded by the coding sequence ATGAGCAATAAATCCCATCAAACGTCCACTCCCGAAGCACTGCGGACGCAGGTCAGTGAAATTCTCGCTGCCTTTACCCACCCAACACTGAATCACCCGCTGAGTGCGCTTAAGGCCCTGCACCATTGTGCACTGCTTGATAACACCCTGCATATTGAACTGATGATGCCGTTTGCGTGGCAAAGTGGTTTTGCCGCGTTGAAAGAGGCAACCAGCCCTGAACTGTTGCGCGTGAGCGGCGCAAAAGCGGTGGAATGGCGTCTTTCACATAATATTGCAACCTTGAAACGAGCCAACGATCAGGCCGGAGTGAAGGGCGTTCGTAATATTATTGCCGTGAGTTCCGGCAAAGGCGGGGTAGGCAAATCCAGCACCGCTGTGAATCTGGCGCTGGCGTTATCCGCAGAAGGCGCGAAGGTCGGGATTTTGGACGCCGATATCTACGGCCCATCAATTCCAATGATGCTAGGTACACCAAACGAGCGTCCTACGTCACCTGACGGTCAACATATGGCGCCGATCATGGCGCATGGTCTGGCAACGAATTCCATCGGATATCTGGTTACCGACGATAACGCCATGGTATGGCGTGGCCCAATGGCGAGCAAAGCGTTGCTGCAATTGCTGCAAGATACGCTGTGGCCTGATTTAGATTATTTGGTGTTGGACATGCCTCCGGGCACCGGTGACATTCAGCTTACGCTGGCGCAGAACATCCCAGTAACCGGTGCAGTGGTTGTGACGACGCCGCAGGATATTGCGCTATTGGATGCGATGAAAGGTATTGTCATGTTTGAGAAAGTCCATGTGCCAGTATTGGGCGTGGTTGAGAACATGAGTATCCACGTGTGCAGTAATTGTGGATTCCACGAGCCGATTTTTGGCACCGGTGGCGCAGAAAAACTGGCAGAGAAATATAAGATCCGTCTGCTTGGTCAACTGCCGCTGCATATTTCACTGCGCGAGGATTTAGACCGTGGTGAACCAACCATGGCCTGCCGTCCAGACAGCGAATTCTCGCTCATTTACCGTCAGTTAGCGGCTAACGTTGCGGCTCAGCTGTATTGGCAGGGCGAATCAATCCCAACCGAGATTGCATTCCGCGCACTGTAA
- the rfbD gene encoding dTDP-4-dehydrorhamnose reductase produces the protein MEYCKMNILLFGKNGQVGWELQRSLAPLGNIIAVDYDSLEYCGDFTNPEGVAETVRKIKPDIIVNAAAHTAVDKAESEQEFAQLLNATSVDAIAKEAEILGAWLVHYSTDYVLPGTGDKPWLETDEPSPLNIYGETKLAGEQAIQQHCTKYLIFRTSWVYASKGNNFAKTMLRLGAEREELSIIDDQHGAPTGAELLADCTAHAIQKALSNPNVTGIYHLVASGTTTWFEFANLVFAEAKAAGIELKVKSTLPVATSSYPTPAMRPLNSRLDTTKFKQTFGLELPNWDVGVKRMLCELFSATAK, from the coding sequence GTGGAGTATTGTAAAATGAATATATTATTATTTGGTAAAAATGGCCAAGTAGGTTGGGAACTCCAGCGCTCTTTAGCTCCACTAGGTAATATAATCGCAGTTGATTATGATTCGTTAGAGTATTGTGGTGACTTTACTAACCCTGAAGGTGTGGCAGAAACGGTACGTAAAATTAAGCCTGATATCATTGTTAATGCTGCCGCGCATACCGCGGTGGATAAAGCTGAAAGTGAGCAAGAATTTGCTCAGTTGTTAAATGCTACCAGCGTAGACGCGATTGCGAAAGAGGCTGAAATACTTGGTGCGTGGTTAGTCCACTATTCAACCGATTATGTATTGCCAGGAACCGGTGACAAGCCATGGTTAGAGACTGATGAGCCATCGCCTCTGAACATCTATGGCGAAACTAAACTTGCTGGAGAACAGGCAATTCAACAGCATTGTACAAAATATCTTATATTCAGAACGAGCTGGGTATATGCAAGCAAGGGAAATAACTTTGCTAAGACCATGCTTCGTTTAGGCGCTGAGCGTGAAGAACTCTCTATAATTGATGATCAGCATGGTGCTCCGACAGGCGCTGAATTATTGGCTGATTGTACAGCCCATGCAATACAAAAAGCGTTATCTAACCCTAATGTCACAGGTATCTATCATCTTGTAGCCTCCGGTACCACAACGTGGTTTGAGTTTGCTAACCTGGTGTTTGCAGAAGCAAAAGCAGCAGGGATTGAATTAAAAGTAAAAAGTACTTTACCTGTTGCCACATCGTCTTACCCTACACCAGCGATGCGCCCTCTCAATTCAAGACTCGATACTACCAAATTTAAACAAACCTTCGGCCTAGAATTGCCCAACTGGGATGTTGGCGTTAAGCGTATGCTATGTGAGTTATTCTCAGCAACAGCGAAATAA
- the dcd gene encoding dCTP deaminase has protein sequence MRLCDRDIEAWLDAGKLTISPRPPVDRINGATVDVRLGNKFRVFRGHTAPYIDLSGPKAEVAEALERVMSDEIILGEEEAFFLHPGELALAVTLESVTLPADLVGWLDGRSSLARLGLMVHVTAHRIDPGWQGCIVLEFYNSGKLPLALRPGMPIGALSFEPLSGPAARPYNSRQDAKYRDQQGAVASRIDKD, from the coding sequence ATGAGACTTTGTGACCGCGATATTGAAGCTTGGCTAGACGCGGGAAAACTCACTATTTCACCTCGCCCACCGGTAGATCGTATTAACGGTGCCACCGTCGACGTGCGTTTGGGAAATAAGTTTCGTGTTTTCCGCGGGCATACAGCACCTTATATCGATCTGAGTGGGCCGAAGGCGGAAGTTGCCGAAGCACTAGAACGTGTCATGAGCGATGAGATCATCCTCGGCGAAGAAGAGGCCTTTTTCCTACATCCGGGCGAGCTGGCGTTAGCCGTTACGTTAGAGTCTGTCACATTACCCGCTGATTTAGTTGGTTGGTTGGATGGACGCTCTTCGCTTGCACGCCTAGGCTTAATGGTACACGTCACCGCACATCGTATCGATCCAGGCTGGCAGGGATGTATCGTGTTAGAGTTTTATAACTCTGGGAAATTACCGTTGGCATTGCGCCCGGGAATGCCGATTGGCGCGCTGAGTTTCGAACCGTTATCCGGCCCTGCGGCACGCCCTTACAACAGCCGCCAAGATGCAAAATATCGTGACCAACAGGGCGCAGTCGCGAGCCGTATCGATAAAGATTAA
- the asmA gene encoding outer membrane assembly protein AsmA, with product MRRFLTTIVILLVVLAVGMTALVLLVNPNDFRSYMAKEVQQRTGYDLQLDGSLRWHVWPRLSILSGRMSLTAPGAAQPVVSAENMRLDVALWPLLSHQLDVKQVMLKGAVIRLTPDSDAQKPDNSPIAPSGSREPSKDVAWKLNIKKVQVKDSLLIWQQDKDDQINMRDINLSIDQDSERQAYIEFSSRINRNQRDLSFKLAANVDLSSYPQRYSAVVSSFDYHLAGVGLPADGIAGQGSATVSYQLQPQLLDISNLQITANQSQLQGRVQGSMQADGESTYQVDLKSAALNLDNLLGWQPPGDSDAGSANTSQQSGPRSPVTSNSQSVSQPGEMAFLRDFNADVKIQANQIIYHGLTIADFSLQVQNQQGTATLQDLSGKLGHGTFKTQGAISVVDNNQPAQITLTPQIENIAMGPVLHAFGQPETFVGDLTLTGKFSGSGITLADIMQRWDGHAHISMANARLNGMNIQQLIQQAVVRSHSEVTAADSYTDYTKIQELKADTVLRQGNLRITQFFGRSEILTAGGSGLINLNKQRCDMSLNVRVLDGWKGKSNVVKTLQKAVIPLRIYGPWQELSYSLDVDKVLRSELEQKAKDALNNWLGKHQDSKDKKDLERLLKKL from the coding sequence ATGAGACGATTTCTGACGACCATAGTTATTTTGTTGGTTGTGTTAGCTGTTGGTATGACGGCGCTGGTATTGCTGGTAAATCCCAATGACTTTCGTAGCTATATGGCGAAAGAAGTGCAGCAGCGTACAGGCTATGATCTGCAGCTAGATGGCTCTCTGCGTTGGCATGTTTGGCCCCGCCTTAGCATTTTATCTGGGCGCATGTCGCTGACTGCCCCAGGCGCGGCACAACCCGTTGTCAGTGCGGAAAACATGCGGTTAGACGTCGCGTTGTGGCCACTCTTGTCTCATCAGCTTGACGTTAAGCAGGTGATGTTAAAGGGCGCGGTGATTCGCTTAACGCCAGATAGCGATGCGCAGAAGCCTGATAATTCACCGATTGCTCCATCGGGCTCACGCGAACCGTCTAAAGACGTTGCGTGGAAGTTGAATATCAAAAAAGTTCAGGTCAAAGACAGCCTGTTAATTTGGCAGCAAGATAAAGATGACCAAATTAATATGCGCGACATTAATTTGTCGATCGATCAAGACAGTGAACGTCAGGCCTATATTGAGTTTTCGAGTCGGATAAATCGTAACCAACGCGATCTTAGCTTTAAACTGGCCGCAAACGTGGATTTGAGTAGCTATCCACAGCGCTATAGCGCCGTTGTTTCCAGTTTTGACTATCACTTGGCAGGTGTGGGATTGCCTGCGGACGGGATTGCAGGGCAGGGGAGTGCAACGGTCAGTTATCAGTTACAACCGCAGCTGTTAGACATCTCGAATTTGCAGATAACCGCTAACCAGAGTCAGCTTCAGGGGCGGGTCCAAGGCTCAATGCAGGCCGATGGCGAGTCTACGTACCAAGTTGATTTAAAATCCGCGGCGCTCAACCTAGATAATTTATTGGGCTGGCAACCGCCGGGTGATTCAGACGCAGGCAGTGCCAATACATCACAACAGAGTGGCCCTCGCTCGCCTGTTACCTCTAATTCTCAATCTGTCTCTCAGCCAGGCGAAATGGCATTTTTGCGTGATTTTAATGCTGACGTAAAAATTCAGGCCAACCAAATTATCTACCATGGGTTGACGATTGCTGATTTTTCTCTGCAGGTGCAAAACCAGCAGGGGACGGCGACGTTGCAGGATCTCAGCGGTAAGCTTGGGCATGGAACGTTTAAGACGCAAGGGGCAATTTCTGTCGTTGATAATAATCAACCTGCGCAAATCACGCTGACGCCGCAGATAGAAAACATTGCGATGGGGCCGGTTTTACATGCATTTGGACAGCCAGAAACGTTTGTAGGCGATCTCACTTTAACCGGAAAATTTAGTGGCTCTGGCATAACTTTAGCCGACATCATGCAGCGTTGGGATGGTCACGCACATATATCGATGGCTAACGCACGTCTTAACGGCATGAATATTCAGCAGTTAATACAGCAAGCTGTGGTCCGTAGCCACTCAGAGGTTACCGCTGCAGATAGCTATACGGATTACACTAAAATTCAGGAACTCAAAGCGGACACGGTACTGCGACAGGGTAATTTACGCATTACTCAGTTCTTTGGTCGCTCTGAAATCTTAACGGCGGGTGGTTCTGGGCTGATAAACCTGAATAAACAACGTTGTGATATGAGCCTAAATGTCCGCGTTCTTGATGGGTGGAAGGGCAAAAGCAACGTGGTTAAAACACTGCAAAAAGCGGTGATCCCATTACGGATTTATGGCCCTTGGCAAGAGCTGAGTTACTCGCTGGATGTGGATAAAGTCTTGCGTAGTGAGCTTGAGCAAAAAGCCAAAGATGCATTGAATAATTGGCTTGGAAAGCATCAAGATTCAAAAGATAAGAAAGACTTAGAGCGATTGTTGAAGAAGCTTTAA
- the dcuC gene encoding anaerobic C4-dicarboxylate transporter DcuC, which produces MIELLIGVIVATGVGRYIIKGYSATGVLMVGGILLLIISALMGHQILPASAKPTGLSATDIVEYIKVLLMSRGGDLGMMIMMLCGFAAYMTHIGANDMVVKLASRPLQYINSPYLLMIAAYFVACLMSLAVSSATGLGVLLMATLFPVMVNVGISRGAAAAICASPAAIILAPTSGDVVLAAKASEMPLIDFAFKTTLPISIAAIICMAIAHFFWQRYLDKKENVSHEMLDVSEIKTNAPSFYALLPFTPILGVLIFDGKWGPELHIITVLVICMLGAAIIEFLRGFDAQKVFVGLEVAYRGMADAFASVVMLLVAAGVFAQGLSTVGFISSLIDLAQSFGTGGIIMMLVLVVITMLAAMTTGSGNAPFYAFVELIPKLSAQMGVNPAYLTIPMLQASNLGRTLSPVSGVVVAVAGMAKISPFEVVKRTSVPVLVGLIVVIVATEILVPIHL; this is translated from the coding sequence ATGATTGAGTTGTTAATTGGTGTCATTGTGGCGACGGGGGTTGGTCGATACATCATCAAGGGCTATTCGGCTACCGGGGTATTAATGGTTGGTGGGATCCTACTGCTGATTATTAGTGCGTTGATGGGGCATCAGATATTACCGGCGAGCGCCAAGCCGACAGGACTGAGCGCAACCGATATTGTTGAATATATTAAAGTCTTGCTTATGAGCCGCGGTGGCGATTTAGGCATGATGATTATGATGCTGTGTGGATTTGCTGCCTACATGACCCATATTGGGGCAAATGATATGGTGGTGAAATTAGCATCTCGTCCTCTGCAGTACATCAATTCTCCCTATTTATTGATGATTGCGGCATATTTCGTTGCTTGTCTGATGTCACTGGCTGTTTCCTCGGCTACGGGGCTAGGCGTTTTATTGATGGCAACACTGTTCCCTGTGATGGTGAACGTTGGGATTAGTCGAGGTGCAGCGGCGGCTATTTGTGCATCGCCGGCTGCGATTATCCTTGCGCCAACGTCGGGAGACGTTGTGCTGGCTGCCAAAGCATCTGAAATGCCGTTGATCGATTTTGCTTTCAAAACTACGCTTCCAATTTCTATTGCCGCCATCATTTGCATGGCTATCGCACATTTCTTTTGGCAGCGTTATTTAGATAAAAAAGAAAACGTCTCTCATGAAATGCTGGACGTGAGTGAAATCAAAACTAACGCGCCTAGCTTCTACGCCTTGCTCCCGTTTACGCCTATTCTGGGGGTTTTAATTTTCGACGGTAAATGGGGTCCAGAGCTGCACATTATTACCGTGCTTGTGATTTGTATGCTTGGTGCCGCAATCATTGAATTCCTGCGTGGCTTTGATGCGCAGAAAGTTTTTGTAGGCCTGGAAGTTGCCTATCGAGGTATGGCGGACGCTTTTGCTAGCGTGGTGATGCTGTTAGTCGCTGCGGGCGTTTTCGCGCAAGGGTTAAGCACCGTGGGCTTTATCAGCAGCCTGATAGATTTAGCACAGTCGTTTGGCACCGGTGGAATTATCATGATGCTAGTGCTGGTGGTGATCACGATGCTGGCCGCTATGACCACGGGGTCTGGCAATGCGCCTTTCTATGCGTTCGTGGAGTTGATCCCAAAACTTTCAGCACAGATGGGTGTTAACCCTGCTTATTTAACCATCCCTATGCTACAGGCCTCTAACCTTGGCCGTACTTTGTCACCTGTTTCTGGCGTAGTCGTTGCGGTGGCAGGGATGGCGAAGATCTCCCCGTTTGAGGTGGTGAAGCGTACTTCTGTTCCTGTACTGGTTGGTCTGATTGTAGTTATCGTTGCAACTGAAATTCTAGTTCCTATTCATTTGTAA
- the metG gene encoding methionine--tRNA ligase, with amino-acid sequence MASVTSQASARKILVTCALPYANGSIHLGHMLEHIQADVWVRFQRMRGNEVHFICADDAHGTPIMLKAQQLGIEPEQMIAAVSQEHQKDFSDFNISYDNYHSTHSEENRELSNLIYGRLKENGFIKNRTISQLYDPEKGMFLPDRFVKGTCPKCKSPDQYGDNCEVCGATYSPTELIEPKSVVSGATPVMRESEHFFFDLPSFSEMLQAWTRSGALQEQVANKMQEWFESGLQQWDITRDAPYFGFEIPDAPGKYFYVWLDAPIGYMGSFKNLCDKRDDLDFNEFWKKDSSTELYHFIGKDIVYFHSLFWPAMLEGSNFRKPSNVFVHGYVTVNGAKMSKSRGTFIQARTYLDHLDADCLRYYYAAKLSSRIDDIDLNLEDFVQRVNADIVNKVVNLASRNAGFINKRFGGKLSEHLADPALYQTFVDAADEIAQAYENRESGKAIREIMALADLANRYVDEQAPWVVAKQEGRDADLQAICSMGINLFRVLMTYLKPVLPSLSERTEAFLNTELTWDSISQPLLSHQVNAFKALFNRIEMTKVEAMIEEGKAAAAAAVAASKPATGPLADEPIQDTITFDDFAKVDMRIAEIKSAEFVEGSDKLLKLILDLGGETRQVFSGIRSAYPDPSVLVGRLTVMVANLAPRKMRFGMSEGMVMAAGPGGKDIFLLSPDSGAQPGHQVK; translated from the coding sequence ATGGCTTCAGTCACCTCCCAAGCAAGCGCAAGAAAAATTCTAGTGACGTGCGCGCTTCCGTACGCCAACGGCTCAATTCACCTCGGCCACATGCTCGAGCACATTCAGGCAGACGTATGGGTTCGTTTTCAGCGAATGCGCGGCAACGAAGTGCACTTTATCTGCGCGGACGATGCCCACGGGACACCTATCATGCTGAAAGCTCAGCAGTTAGGCATTGAGCCTGAGCAGATGATTGCTGCCGTGAGTCAGGAACATCAAAAAGACTTCTCCGACTTTAATATCAGCTACGACAACTACCACTCTACGCACAGCGAAGAGAACCGTGAGCTGTCGAACCTGATTTATGGTCGTCTGAAAGAAAACGGTTTTATTAAAAACCGCACTATCTCTCAGCTTTACGATCCGGAAAAAGGCATGTTTCTGCCAGACCGCTTCGTGAAAGGCACCTGTCCGAAATGTAAGTCACCAGACCAGTATGGCGATAACTGCGAAGTTTGTGGCGCGACCTATAGCCCAACCGAGCTTATCGAGCCTAAGTCTGTTGTCTCTGGCGCCACGCCGGTTATGCGTGAATCAGAGCACTTCTTCTTCGACCTGCCGTCGTTTAGTGAAATGCTGCAGGCATGGACCCGTTCTGGTGCATTGCAGGAACAGGTCGCGAACAAAATGCAGGAATGGTTTGAGTCTGGTCTACAGCAGTGGGATATCACTCGCGACGCACCTTATTTCGGATTTGAAATTCCTGATGCGCCGGGTAAATATTTCTATGTTTGGTTGGATGCGCCTATCGGCTACATGGGCTCGTTTAAAAACCTGTGCGATAAGCGTGACGATCTGGACTTCAACGAGTTCTGGAAAAAAGACTCATCCACCGAGCTGTATCACTTTATCGGTAAAGATATCGTCTACTTCCATAGCCTGTTCTGGCCAGCCATGTTGGAAGGCAGTAACTTCCGCAAGCCAAGCAACGTATTCGTCCACGGCTATGTCACCGTTAACGGTGCCAAAATGTCCAAATCTCGTGGCACCTTTATTCAGGCGCGTACTTACTTGGATCATTTGGATGCCGATTGCTTACGCTACTACTATGCAGCGAAACTCTCCTCGCGAATCGATGATATCGACCTGAATCTGGAAGATTTCGTACAGCGCGTGAATGCCGATATCGTTAACAAAGTGGTGAACTTAGCCTCGCGTAACGCAGGCTTCATCAACAAACGCTTTGGCGGCAAGCTGTCTGAACACTTAGCCGATCCTGCGCTTTATCAGACCTTTGTTGACGCTGCGGATGAAATTGCTCAAGCCTATGAAAACCGCGAGTCAGGCAAAGCCATTCGTGAGATCATGGCGTTAGCCGATCTGGCCAACCGTTATGTCGATGAACAGGCCCCGTGGGTAGTGGCAAAGCAAGAAGGCCGTGATGCCGATTTACAAGCCATCTGCTCAATGGGTATTAACCTGTTCCGCGTTCTGATGACTTACCTGAAACCGGTTCTGCCTTCATTAAGCGAGCGCACTGAAGCGTTCCTGAATACCGAACTGACCTGGGACAGCATCTCTCAACCATTGCTCAGCCATCAGGTTAACGCGTTCAAAGCGCTGTTTAACCGTATCGAAATGACCAAAGTTGAAGCGATGATTGAAGAAGGCAAAGCCGCTGCGGCAGCCGCCGTTGCAGCTTCCAAACCGGCTACCGGTCCATTAGCCGACGAGCCGATTCAAGACACCATCACCTTTGACGATTTCGCCAAAGTAGATATGCGCATTGCTGAAATCAAAAGCGCCGAGTTCGTTGAAGGTTCAGATAAATTGCTGAAGCTAATACTGGATCTGGGCGGTGAAACCCGTCAGGTATTCTCCGGTATTCGCTCTGCCTATCCAGATCCAAGCGTGTTAGTTGGCCGTTTAACCGTGATGGTGGCTAACTTGGCTCCGCGTAAAATGCGCTTTGGCATGTCTGAAGGCATGGTAATGGCTGCGGGTCCTGGCGGAAAAGACATCTTCCTGCTCAGCCCTGACAGCGGCGCACAGCCGGGTCATCAGGTTAAATAA
- the udk gene encoding uridine kinase: MTDNSHQCVIIGITGASASGKSLIASTLYRELREQVGEEHIGVIPEDCYYKDQSDLTMEERVKTNYDHPSSMDHSLLFQHLQMLKAGQAIELPQYSYVEHTRKQGTIHLEPKKVIILEGILLLTDARLRNELNFSIFVDTPLDICLMRRMKRDVNERGRSMDSVMAQYQKTVRPMFLQFIEPSKQYADIIVPRGGKNRIAIDILKAKISQFFE, from the coding sequence ATGACTGACAACTCCCATCAGTGCGTCATTATTGGCATCACGGGCGCATCTGCCTCAGGCAAAAGTTTGATCGCCAGCACACTTTATCGTGAATTACGTGAACAAGTGGGTGAGGAGCACATCGGTGTGATCCCGGAAGATTGTTATTATAAAGACCAAAGCGATCTGACGATGGAAGAGCGGGTTAAAACGAACTACGATCACCCAAGCTCGATGGACCACAGCTTGCTGTTTCAGCATTTACAAATGTTAAAAGCAGGTCAAGCCATCGAACTTCCGCAGTATAGCTACGTTGAACACACCCGCAAGCAAGGCACCATTCATTTAGAACCCAAGAAAGTGATTATTCTGGAAGGTATTTTATTGCTGACAGATGCACGCCTGCGCAATGAATTGAACTTCTCCATTTTTGTTGATACTCCGCTCGACATTTGCCTCATGCGTCGAATGAAGCGTGACGTTAACGAGCGTGGCCGCTCAATGGATTCCGTAATGGCTCAGTATCAAAAAACGGTACGCCCAATGTTCCTGCAGTTTATCGAGCCGTCTAAGCAATATGCCGATATTATCGTGCCACGCGGTGGGAAAAACCGTATTGCGATTGATATTCTGAAAGCTAAGATCAGCCAGTTTTTTGAATAA
- a CDS encoding TerC family protein, with protein sequence MEWIADPTIWAGLATLVVLEIVLGIDNLVFIAILAEKLPRQQRDKARVVGLLLALVMRLVLLASISWLATLTKPILTLNGHGFSARDLIMLTGGIFLLFKATVELNERLEGKDHESHSQRKGAKFWPVVIQIVVLDAVFSLDSVITAVGMVEHLAVMMAAVCIAISLMLLASKPLTNFVNAHPTIIILCLSFLLMIGFSLVAEGFGYLIPKGYLYAAIGFSVIIEVLNQLSQYNRRRFLSSSRPLRERTAEAVLRLLSGKHEEAQLDANTSSLIADNRGEADLFIPQERMMIERVLGMAQRTVSSIMTSRHDVEQLDLSDPQSKLDELLQKNLHTRIVVTDDNAADEPLGVIHVIDLLRQQLQGEKLDLRALVKQPLIFPEGVSLLMALEQFRQAQTHFAFVVDEFGSVEGVVTLTDVMETIAGNLPVAGEDIDPRHDIRQNEDGTWIANGYMPLEDLVLYMPLPIDEKREYHTLAGLLMEYLQRIPHVGEQIRIGDYMFEPLEINSHRILKIKITPLVVPDDDYEV encoded by the coding sequence ATGGAATGGATCGCCGATCCGACTATTTGGGCAGGGCTAGCAACACTGGTCGTGCTTGAGATTGTGCTAGGTATTGATAACCTAGTTTTTATTGCAATTTTGGCAGAGAAACTCCCCCGTCAGCAGCGTGACAAAGCGCGTGTAGTTGGCCTATTGCTGGCGCTCGTGATGCGCCTTGTACTACTGGCCTCAATCTCTTGGCTGGCGACGCTAACTAAGCCAATCCTGACTCTCAACGGGCACGGCTTCAGCGCACGCGACCTGATTATGTTGACCGGCGGGATATTCTTGCTCTTCAAAGCCACCGTTGAATTGAACGAACGGCTGGAGGGCAAAGATCATGAGAGCCACAGCCAGCGTAAAGGAGCCAAATTCTGGCCAGTGGTGATCCAAATCGTAGTGCTCGATGCGGTGTTCTCACTGGATTCAGTTATCACCGCAGTGGGTATGGTTGAGCATCTTGCCGTTATGATGGCAGCCGTATGTATTGCCATCAGCCTGATGCTGCTTGCCAGCAAACCGCTGACAAATTTTGTTAACGCCCACCCCACCATCATTATTTTATGTTTGAGCTTCCTGCTGATGATTGGCTTCAGCTTGGTCGCTGAAGGCTTTGGCTATCTGATTCCGAAAGGTTATCTCTACGCCGCTATCGGTTTTTCAGTGATTATAGAAGTCTTGAATCAGCTTTCTCAGTATAACCGGCGACGTTTCCTCTCTTCATCGCGCCCGCTTCGTGAGCGGACTGCTGAAGCCGTTTTGCGCTTGCTAAGTGGGAAACATGAAGAGGCGCAGCTTGATGCCAATACATCCAGCCTGATTGCCGATAATCGCGGTGAAGCCGACCTGTTTATTCCGCAAGAACGCATGATGATCGAGCGCGTATTAGGCATGGCGCAGCGTACTGTGAGCAGCATTATGACATCCCGCCACGACGTGGAGCAGCTAGACCTAAGCGATCCGCAAAGTAAGCTGGATGAGTTATTACAGAAAAACCTGCATACGCGTATTGTAGTAACAGATGATAATGCCGCCGACGAACCGCTGGGCGTTATACATGTTATCGACCTACTGAGGCAGCAGTTGCAAGGCGAGAAACTCGATCTTCGTGCGTTGGTTAAACAACCCCTAATTTTTCCTGAAGGCGTGTCGCTGTTGATGGCTCTGGAGCAGTTCCGACAGGCACAGACTCATTTTGCCTTTGTGGTTGATGAGTTCGGCTCCGTTGAAGGCGTGGTGACGCTTACTGACGTCATGGAAACCATTGCCGGTAACCTCCCCGTTGCCGGTGAAGATATCGACCCGCGCCATGATATTCGGCAAAACGAAGATGGCACGTGGATCGCCAACGGCTACATGCCGCTGGAAGACTTGGTGCTTTATATGCCTCTGCCAATCGATGAGAAGCGCGAATACCATACGTTAGCGGGTTTATTGATGGAGTACTTGCAACGCATCCCACACGTGGGTGAGCAAATTAGAATTGGTGACTATATGTTCGAGCCGTTAGAGATTAACAGCCACAGAATCCTGAAAATTAAAATCACGCCGCTTGTGGTGCCTGACGATGATTATGAAGTCTAA